From Mercenaria mercenaria strain notata chromosome 17, MADL_Memer_1, whole genome shotgun sequence, the proteins below share one genomic window:
- the LOC123537220 gene encoding uncharacterized protein LOC123537220 — protein MDYIKCLLLWVLYQSTDAINVTIHDTIVPTVNPLTNITERNGEFVYPCYVSVVVYKSPDLTETYSKGANVYAVTRERSDTDKYIGYSSSKTDRNGHACVLSFCRKQAILFVETGSKSTGNLERLYAAPKGKQAILRQFTFDIQTRMEEIYFNVRSWGTILGKSGPVYNEFELNQCLNAGTKNFHFVYSFLAQAEKLTPTLPLDTYVKPLSWYFLPEGAPGYQACFMKIKVKIRSYQSMLHLSSYDNTASAYGTFEAGPKASPTNDSEVKAACMEFRCTVNGLSPITHVVGNISFPSAYCCKIETAPTVKGLQSNDTFFSIDLRVDDNYGPKEGIYKDSTHDRAKANCYTGSDQYYPPYDMNPTTNYFISYDCTKPCALPKVG, from the exons ATggattatataaaatgtttactcTTGT GGGTATTGTACCAAAGCACAGATGCAATAAATGTAACGATTCATGACACCATCGTACCTACAGTTAACCCACTGACAAATATAACAGAAAGAAACGGAGAATTCGTCTACCCTTGCTATGTGAGTGTTGTTGTTTATAAATCACCTGATCTAACTGAAACGTACTCGAAAGGTGCCAATGTGTATGCAGTTACTCGTGAACGTTCCGACACGGATAAATATATTGGATACTCTTCAAGCAAAACAGATCGAAATGGTCACGCATGTGTGCTATCATTTTGTCGTAAACAAGCCATTCTCTTTGTTGAGACCGGAAGCAAATCAACTGGAAATCTGGAACGTTTGTATGCTGCTCCCAAAGGCAAACAAGCTATACTGCGTCAATTCACCTTTGACATTCAAACTCGCATGGAAGAAATATACTTCAATGTTCGCAGTTGGGGTACTATTTTGGGTAAAAGTGGACCTGTTTATAACGAATTTGAATTAAATCAATGTCTCAATGCTGGTACCAAGAATTTTCACTTTGTGTACTCTTTTCTGGCACAAGCAGAAAAGTTAACACCAACTCTTCCATTAGACACGTACGTAAAGCCGCTTTCTTGGTACTTTCTGCCAGAAGGAGCACCAGGATACCAAGCTTGCTTCATGAAAATTAAAGTAAAg ATACGGTCTTATCAGTCCATGCTCCATCTATCAAGCTACGACAATACTGCATCTGCTTATGGGACATTTGAAGCTGGACCTAAAGCCTCTCCTACAAATGATAGTGAAGTAAAAGCTGCTTGCATGGAGTTCCGATGTACTGTCAATGGATTGTCGCCTATAACACACGTGGTTGGAAACATTTCATTTCCCTCAGCGTATTGTTGTAAAATTGA AACCGCTCCTACTGTGAAAGGTTTACAATCGAACGACACATTTTTTTCGATCGATCTTCGGGTAGACGATAATTATGGGCCAAAGGAAGGAATTTATAAAGACTCGACACATGACAGAGCAAAGGCAAACTGTTACACGGGAAGCGACCAGTATTACCCACCATACGACATGAATCCAACCACAAACTACTTTATATCGTATGACTGTACAAAACCATGTGCTTTGCCTAAAGTTGGTTGA
- the LOC123537077 gene encoding cartilage intermediate layer protein 1-like: MNVGTCGQAPCVTRSLTDNFTCTEWWPHYCCDSNADDLVDIQCDGFKYKATRVSSCSCRKCFLKTIVSGNAFGRGENGTLIPLKLGTILVYGKQTAMTNLLGFFSFEVPVYLEKIVVRLMDTIFKTLIDTTKTIELKPGTSTSINIVLPFRPQPIDFHSDSDFAMQAGTARGSKSPGGILIPKNSLVTIDGEPYKGKAKAQVHYMDPRNLEDFEASGGEFSYQEDGENCPLETYGVFRTHFEDDSGNPLELSKPIQFELDPTVINVSYSDSGEPNVELWKFDDNIGTWNSVGKMEAKVSSTRRRLLEQVFVGSDITGQNVPPIVLEDPVVYATRTVLDYTKEVQQTITYKNYYRNWWGVRKYNWDTRVVTSRVAVYKTQTYVVRDAVKHRGACFVNVAVYSDLSGKDIAKDMVSVTAVTRDFRKNIYKGFETQPVLNGRKCLKIFCDSEVYLYAEKEGARLIAFPKHDLPLGYNATNIKNSTEVVLYSRNYEGFDGRLGPVYFYEDEKACIASSNGFEFRFGMRYGKDPKLNVHVSENIYNNRLSWNPMPPDSQARRVCFIKVLLKIKNNFDIRFLGISNQSSAQGGQYGMYDVGPQPDKTYANIDERASCIEFRCPGMVNDAGNIMKNVSTLLEVRLNPIPKARCRFRQLKKDINVTVLPSGAGFQFYAEAEKDYGPKYGVYVKNENKANTQNYCFQGKDTGSVGNGMLPLVNAAVEFDCI; the protein is encoded by the exons ATGAATGTTGGCACTTGTGGACAAGCTCCATGTGTTACCAGGTCTCTGACAGATAATTTTACATGTACTGAATGGTGGCCGCATTATTGTTGCGATTCTAATGCCGACGATTTGGTTGATATACAGTGCGATGGATTCAAGTATAAAGCGACACGTGTTTCGTCATGTTCTTGTCGGAAATGCTTTTTGAAGACAATAGTTTCAGGAAATGCATTTGGACGTGGAGAGAATGGAACTCTTATTCCATTAAAATTAGGAACGATTCTTGTATATGGAAAACAAACAGCAATGACGAACCTTCTTGGTTTCTTTTCGTTTGAAGTTCCAGTTTATTTAGAGAAGATAGTTGTTCGACTTATGGACACCATATTCAAAACGTTAATTGATACCACAAAAACCATAGAATTAAAACCTGGAACAAGCACGTCAATAAATATAGTCTTACCATTTCGCCCACAACCCATAGACTTTCATTCTGATTCAGACTTTGCGATGCAAGCTGGGACAGCCAGAGGGTCAAAATCGCCAGGAGGTATATTAATTCCTAAAAACTCCCTTGTTACAATTGACGGCGAACCCTATAAAGGTAAAGCCAAAGCTCAGGTTCATTATATGGATCCCAGAAATCTTGAAGACTTCGAGGCTTCAGGTGGAGAATTTTCATATCAAGAAGATGGCGAAAATTGTCCGTTGGAAACATACGGAGTTTTTAGGACTCATTTTGAAGACGATAGTGGCAATCCTTTAGAATTAAGTAAACCTATACAGTTTGAATTAGACCCGACTGTTATTAATGTATCATACAGTGATTCAGGTGAACCTAATGTTGAACTGTGGAAATTTGATGACAATATTGGAACTTGGAATTCTGTTGGTAAAATGGAAGCTAAAGTATCTTCAACAAGGCGACGTTTACTCGAACAAGTATTTGTTGGATCTGATATAACAGGACAAAATGTTCCACCAATTGTGCTCGAAGATCCTGTCGTTTATGCTACAAGGACTGTACTGGATTATACAAAAGAAGTACAACAAACTATTACCTATAAGAACTACTATAGAAATTGGTGGGGTGTAAGGAAATATAATTGGGATACAAGAGTTGTTACTAGTCGTGTCGCTGTTTATAAAACACAGACGTATGTTGTAAGAGACGCTGTAAAACATCGAGGCGCATGCTTTGTAAATGTTGCGGTTTATTCAGACTTGAGTGGAAAGGACATCGCTAAAGATATGGTGTCCGTAACGGCAGTAACCAGAgatttcagaaaaaatatctacaaaGGCTTTGAGACTCAACCAGTTCTGAACGGACGCAAatgcttaaaaatattttgcgATTCCGAAGTTTACCTATATGCTGAAAAGGAGGGCGCGCGACTCATTGCATTTCCGAAACATGATTTACCGTTGGGATATAATGCAACAAATATCAAGAATTCAACAGAAGTTGTGTTATACTCAAGGAATTACGAAGGATTTGATGGCAGATTAGGCCCAGTTTACTTTTATGAAGATGAAAAAGCGTGCATAGCATCTTCCAATGGTTTTGAATTCCGTTTCGGTATGCGTTATGGAAAAGATCCTAAGCTGAATGTTCACGTATcagaaaatatttacaacaacAGGCTTTCTTGGAACCCAATGCCACCAGATTCCCAAGCAAGACGTGTATGCTTCATAAAGGTTTTGCTTAAG atcaaAAATAACTTTGATATCCGTTTCCTTGGAATAAGTAACCAGAGCAGTGCCCAAGGAGGGCAATACGGGATGTATGATGTTGGTCCACAACCAGATAAAACTTACGCCAATATAGACGAGAGAGCTTCTTGTATTGAATTCCGATGTCCAGGCATGGTGAATGATGCTGGAaacataatgaaaaatgtttcaactCTTCTAGAAGTCAGACTTAATCCGATTCCCAAAGCACGGTGTCGATTCAG acagCTGAAAAAAGATATCAACGTAACTGTACTCCCATCTGGCGCTGGATTCCAATTCTATGCCGAGGCTGAGAAGGACTATGGACCTAAATATGGTGTGTATGTGAAGAatgaaaacaaagcaaacacGCAGAATTACTGCTTTCAAGGGAAAGATACTGGATCAGTAGGAAACGGAATGTTGCCGCTCGTGAATGCAGCTGTGGAATTTGACTGTATATAA